A window of Hippocampus zosterae strain Florida unplaced genomic scaffold, ASM2543408v3 HiC_scaffold_347, whole genome shotgun sequence genomic DNA:
GGGACGCCCTCGTACATGGCGCCTGAGATGGTCCTCAAGAAGGGCTATGATGGTCGGCGGGTGGACGTCTGGGCCCTGGGAGTGCTGCTCTACCGGCTGGTGGTCGGCGCCATGCCCTTCAAAGGAGCAGACGAAAAGGCCCTCTTCGGCAAAATTCTCCACGGGGTGTTCAAGCTGCCCGCGGAACTTAGCCGCCCGCTTGCCTCGCTGCTGACGGGCATGCTCCGGAAGAATCCGAGGAGCGGCTGACCGCGGCAGAAGTAGCGGGCAGCGAGTGGCTGCGGCTGTGATTCCGATGTCATTCACTTTGCCTCCTCGCGAACCTAAGCTTGGTCTCGACGATCTTCTGCAGAGCGGTGGGGCTGCTGTCCCGCAGCTCCTTGAAGTATTGCTGGTCTGCGAACTTGACCTCGGGGTCGATGAAGTGGGTGAACACCTCTGGCAGCAGCGCGCAGTCCAGAATCGAGTTTGCCAGCTGGTGGTAGCCTGCGCCCAGCATCTCCTCCGCACAGCAGACCAGGCTCTTCCCCACTGCGGGCTGAGGCTCTGCCAGGTCGCGGTATAGCTCCCGCTCGGCCTTGATCGTCTCCAGCAGCTTCCGGCAGTTGGCGCTTGCAGGCTTGCGCTTGCTCGCCTCGTTGACCAGTCTTGCAGACAATTCGTTGGCTTGCTTCAGCAGCAGCTGAATCGCGGAGTGACTGACTTCAGTGCCGTTTTCGAGCAGCGCGGCCACCGTGTTCATCACCAGGACCAGCTTGTTGCGTTCGTGCATCAAGGCCTGGAACTCGGCCCTCTCGGCCCTGTCGTCCCGGTCAGTCCGCTTGCGCTGGGAGACTGAGAGGCTGACGTCGATGTTCTCCTTCTCCTTGTCCTTTTCGCTGGGCCTGCGGTTGACGGAAGGGGTGCGGTCAGGGCCGAAGCTGAACTCGAAGGCGAAGAGGGCCTGCCAGGAGATGCGTTTCTTGACGTCGATGGAGAGCATGGAACGAAGGAGGTCCTCGGTCTTGGTAGAAATGGGGTTGATGTGGCGGGGGAAGACGAGGGGGCGGGCAGAGTCGATCAGCCCGATGAGCTTGGCGATGCTCTTGTCCTCGTAGGGGCAGTAGCCGAACAGGCATTCGAACATCACCACCCCCAGCGACCAGATGTCCGCCTTGGTAGTGTACGGCATCCCCTTCAGCACCTCGGGCGCCATGTAGATGGGGCTCCCCACCATCGTGCTGGTCATCTCCGACTGGCTGCCCACGCTCTTGCAGACCCGAAGTCGGCCACCTTGACCAGTCCGTCGTGCAGGAGGATGTTGCCGGGCTTGAGGTCCGGTGGAGGATGTTGGCCTTGGTGAGGCTCTTGAAGGCGTTGAGGATGTGCTGGAGGATGCGGAGGGCCTTGGTCTCGGAGAGGTGCTTTTTGCGGGCGATCAGGGATTCGAGAGTCCCTCCCGCACAGAACTCGTAGACCAGGTACACGTTGTTCGCCGTCTTGATGAACTCAATAAAGCGCACCACGTGCGGGTTCTCCACCTTCGACAGCGTGTGAATTTCGTTCATCATGAACTCCTGCAGTTTGGGCACCTCCTTGAAGCGCTCGAGCTTCATGACCTTGACGGCCACGCTGGACTCGTCGCGCAGGTCCTTGGCCCGGTAGACTCGGCCGTACTGCCCGCTGCCGATCTGCTCGGCGAGGGCGTAGTGTTCGATGATTTTTGACATTAACGACTGCTTCTAATAGTCATTCGGGGCGGCCCGCGAatgagggggggcggggcccCTCCAGCCCCCGCCGCAGAAGCAGCCCCGTCCCGGACTGCCCCCCCGCATTAATCACCCCATTATTTATAATGATTTCCAGGATACTTAGCAGGGGCGCTGGCATGTTCCTCAGGGGCGGCAGCCCTTTCGCAGCCAAGAAGAGTGCGCCTGCAGACCACCCGGCCGACCAGCCTGCTAGTGCGCCCGGCCGCATAGGCCAGATCTCTCAGGTGATCGGCGCCGTGGTCGATGTCCAATTCGAGGGCGAAATTCCCCCAATTCTGAACGCCTTGGAGGTCAGTGGCACCGAGCACCGGCTGGTGCTGGAGGTTGCCCAGCACCTGGGCGACTCGAGGGTCCGGACCATCGCCATGGACTCGACGGAAGGACTGGTGCGGGGCCAGGACGTGACGGACACAGGGGCCCCTATCACCATCCCGGTGGGGCCTGAGACGCTGGGACGGATCATGAACGTGATCGGGGACCCCATCGACGAGAAGGGCCCCATTTCCGCCAAGAAGTTCTACCCGATCCACAGGGATGCGCCAGCCTTCGACGAGCAGGGCTCGGGAGCAGAGATCCTGATCACGGGCATCAAGGTGGTGGACCTGCTGGCCCCCTACGCCAGGGGTGGCAAGATCGGACTGTTCGGCGGGGCGGGCGTCGGCAAGACCGTCGTCATCCAGGAGCTGATCAACAATGTGGCTAAGGCGCATGGCGGGTACTCCGTCTTCGCGGGGGTGGGGGAACGCACCAGGGAGGGCAACGACCTGTACCACGAGATGATCGAGTCCGGCGTCATCAAGATCGACGGGCCTGGGTCCCGCTGCGCCCTCATTTACGGGCAGATGAACGAGCCCCCCGGAGCCCGCGCCAGAGTGGGGCTGACGGGGCTGACAGTGGCAGAGTATTTCCGTGACGAAGAGGGGAAGGACGTGCTGCTGTTCATCGACAACATCTTCCGGTTCACGCAGGCCTGCTCCGAGGTGTCCGCCCTGCTCGGCCG
This region includes:
- the LOC127594979 gene encoding uncharacterized protein LOC127594979; the encoded protein is HQLRIAHRDIKLENVLIDKSLGIKLIDFGFALESSDRLKSFCGTPSYMAPEMVLKKGYDGRRVDVWALGVLLYRLVVGAMPFKGADEKALFGKILHGVFKLPAELSRPLASLLTGMLRKNPRSG
- the LOC127594976 gene encoding ATP synthase subunit beta, mitochondrial-like, with product MFLRGGSPFAAKKSAPADHPADQPASAPGRIGQISQVIGAVVDVQFEGEIPPILNALEVSGTEHRLVLEVAQHLGDSRVRTIAMDSTEGLVRGQDVTDTGAPITIPVGPETLGRIMNVIGDPIDEKGPISAKKFYPIHRDAPAFDEQGSGAEILITGIKVVDLLAPYARGGKIGLFGGAGVGKTVVIQELINNVAKAHGGYSVFAGVGERTREGNDLYHEMIESGVIKIDGPGSRCALIYGQMNEPPGARARVGLTGLTVAEYFRDEEGKDVLLFIDNIFRFTQACSEVSALLGRIPSAVGYQPTLATDLGALQERITTTKKGSITSVQAIYVPADDLTDPAPATTFAFLDATTVLSRGLTELGIYPAVDPLDSTSRILDPVIVGERHYTVARGVQKLLQDYKSLQDIIAILGMDELSEEDKITVARARKVQKFLSQPFFMSEIFTGRKGKFVALKDTIDGFAALLEGKGDDYPETAFYMQGVLEDAFEEGKRLAMQTAK